GTTATAAATACTGGTCACTGATTTCACACCAGGGTCTTCACTGGCACTAAACTCACGGCCTTCTTTTGCTTTATACCAGTCCATGATACGGCCAACGAATGGTGAAATAAGGTAGACACCTGCTTCAGCACACGCTCTTGCTTGTGCAAAGGAGAATAACAACGTTAGGTTACAGTTAATGCCTTCTTTTTCTAGAATTTCAGCAGCACGAATCCCTTCCCATGTTGAAGCCAGTTTGATCAGAATACGATCATTAGAAACACCCGCTTCATTGTACATTTTGATTAATTGACGAGCCTTTTTAACGCTGCCTTCGGTGTCATAAGATAATCGAGCATCGACTTCAGTGGAAATGCGTCCTGGGACAACGTTTAAAATCTCTTTACCAATCGTGACGGCTAACATGTCGCAAGTATCTTGAACTTGTTGCTCTGGTTGATTGCTTTGGGTTTTGGCGTAAGCGATCGATTGCTCAATAAGAGCAGAATAAGCGGGAATTTGAGCAGCTTTTAAAATTAACGACGGGTTAGTGGTGGCATCTTGTGGTTGATATTTAGCAATGGCATCAATGTCACCTGTATCGGCAACAACGGTAGTCAGCGAGCGAAGTTGTTCTAATTTACTACTCATGTATAACCCTATTTAATAATGAAAGGTAAATGATATTTTGAAAAGCACTCAAGCTTAATTGTAATGGAATGGCAAGCGTTGCCATTTATGGCTTGAGCGTTTATTCATCTTCGAAATATAACCGAGCTAAGTCAACTTACACTGCTTAAAAAGACGTTTGGATCTCACTTTTTTTTTGCTAAACGATTGCGTAATCGTTAAAGAACTTCTTACGTTGGAGCAATATTTCTTTGAAGTGCATTCATAAAATGTATTTTTCCTACAATCCCCCCTCTAAATTTAGATTATTTTAGTGTGGTCATGTACTTTAAAAGGAATGAGCAATGAAGAGAAAAACGATATCACTATTGATTGCCTCTTATTTGGCGGTTGGTGTCAGTCATTTTTCAATTGCCAGTGAGACTCCAGTCAGTGAGACCTCAGTCGTGGCTGGCTATTTTGCAGACTGGCAATATGAAAACAAAGCACACCCGTATACCGTAAAAGATATTCCGGCAGATAAACTGACTCACATTATTTACGCCTTTTTAAGTATGTGCGGGCCCCATACTGGTGCTGGAGAGTCTGTCATCGCACAAGTGAATGAGCAATGTAAAGATAAAGAGCCTTTCACAGCCATTGTGGTGGACAAGAAATCGGCGTTAGAAGTCGATTTTGGAGCGGTTAAAGTCCCGGTTGAATACAAAGGTCACTTTGCGCAGTTAGCTCAACTCAAATCGGAACACCCTCATTTGACTATATTGCCTTCTTTTGGTGGCTGGACCATGTCGGAACCCTTCCATGCAATGGCCCAAAGTAAACAAGCCATGGATCATTTTGCGAAAACTGCCGTTGAGTTAATCGCAAAATATGATTTTTTTGATGGTATTGATCTTGATTGGGAGTACCCCGGTGGTGGCGGGCTGACAACGTCTCCTTGGAATGAGGAAACTAAATTAACCGATAAACAGAAAGCCGATGAAAAAGAAGCTTTTACTTATTTAATTAAGGCGATTCGCCAAGAGTTGAACTCCTTGACTCAACAAACCCAACGTCAATACGAGTTATCATCGGCAGTTGGGGTAGGGCCCAAAGCGGCGCAAATTGATTGGCAAGCGGTATCACCTTATATGACAAATATGTTTGCAATGACCTATGACTTCCTCGGTGGTTGGGGCCAACAGACGGGCCATTTAACCAATTTACATGCCACTGATCGCAGTTGGTGGGGAATGGGCGCCGATGTTTTCTTAAACCAAATGATGGAATTAGGTATTCCTGCCAATAAATTAGTGATGGGCGCAGCATTTTATGGTCGAGGTTGGGAGGGGACACAAAAATTTGACGGCAAGCTTCCTAGTTCGGATTTAATATCGGAGAAAGGGGCAACCTTTGGAACCGCTGAGCCAGGTTACTTTATGTATTGGGATCTCATGAAAAATTACACTAAGCAACAAGGCTATCAACAAGGTTATGATCAGGCATCCGAAGCGCCATTTTTATGGAACCCTGAAAAGAAAGTGTATATCTCTTATGACAATGCACGCTCAATAAAAGCAAAAGCGCAATGGGTGAAACAACATGGATTAGCGGGTATTTTTGCTTGGGAGTTAACAGGAGATACGGATGATAATGCCTTAGTCAACGCCATGTATGAAGGCATGAAACAATAACTCTTGATGTATGAAATAATAGATATTCAGGTATAAAATAATAGTTATTGAGGCTTAAACAAGAATGCGCATCTGGTTGCTCAAGATGCGCATTACATACAAATAATCTAGTGTAAGATTTATTCTACGGCATTGATCGCGCTTGGTTCTTGTTGGCGCTGAATGTAATCTCGCTGCAACATATACATACGAATCGCATTACGATATTGACCATTCATGAAAAACTCTTCAATGAGTAACCCTTCACGTTTAAAACCGTAACTTTCATATAAATACACTGCTTTTTCATTTTCATCAGATACTTGCAGATATAATTTATTCACATTCAATATTTTGAAAGCGTAATTCACGGCCAGATCGATCATTTCTCGTGCATAACCACGCCCCTGGAAATAAGGGGCGATGATAATTTGAAACTCTGCGGTACGGTGAATGTAGTTAATTTCGACTAATTCGACTAACCCTACATGCTCACGATCGCTATTTTCAGCAATAAAACGACGTTCATTTAAGTCATGTATATGTTTAACGTACAGGCTTTCGAGTTCCATAAAGGATTCATATGGCTCTTCAAACCAATAGGACATAACACTACGATTATTGTTGAGGCTATGAATGAATCGAAGGTCATCTTTTTCTAAAGCTCGGATACGAATATTTTCAGACATAATTAACTCTTATCATACTAAATAACAATCAGTTAAATTGAGTATAAGAGATTTGACTTGCTTTGAAGAATGAAAAAAATCGCCTTTAACGATAAGAGTTATTGTTTGAGTTGAAGGCAAAGTGCCAAAATGAATGAACAAAATGGCACTTTAATAACAAATGGTGCTTTAATAACAAATAGCATTTTAATAACTGCGGTGATTCTTGAACGCAGATGTCGCCATTTGTATGGGGAGTAGTTCGAAGGCTCACCCTACAACATCTTATAAAAATAAATGGTACCATCCAATTGACCGCTTGCACTTAAAGCAAAGTCGGGGATTTGCCCCACTTCAGTGAAGTCCATTTTTCGATATAAGTCGGCGGCTAAATCTCCTACACGAGTGTCGAGCACTAACAGATGTTTTTGTGCTACACGGGCCTCTTCCTCTAAATGATTGAGTAACGCTTTGCTGATCCCTTTACCGCGGTGGCGAGTGTGTACCATTAATTTTTCAACTTCAGCTCGATGTTGTGCATTGGGTTTATTCGTGAAAGCCAATTGCACGCAACCGACGAGTTGTTCCTCGATAAACGCGCCAATTAAAGTCCGTGAACAAGGAGTGGATTGGAGATCTTTTTCAACGCTTAACCAATAGTCTTGAGCAGTTTGCGTATCGACTGGTGGTAAAAAGCCCACTGAGGCGCCACTCGTTACGCAATCTTGTAAGAGCTCAACGAGGACGGCCATGTGGTTATTAAGGTTTGATAATACTTTGGTGTGCATCGCGATATCCTTATTTACAATCACAGTATTTATTATTGTATTTGCTGTTCCAGTTGTTGAAGCATTTGATCTAAGCGTTCAAATATATTTTCGCCATCAATACCCAAACCGTTATGTTCATATTCATTGGTCATCCAAGCTTGGCTGTTGGGTATCATGGCCAGTGTTCGACGAGAATAATCAAATTCGACATACATATCTTCCACATAAGTGGCGCAGGCGAGCGGGACTTGGTTATGGCTTAAGGCCTCTAAATCATACAAGGCTGGCCAATCTGGTTTTTGCGCCAGTTTTTCGGCAGCAGATTGTAGTGGTTTAAGACAGGCCATTTGTTCAAACATCCATGGGTAAACCATCTCTCCTGTAAAATAAAACTCTTGCCCTGATTGATAATTGAATTCGGGATAGTGTTGGCGAACTCGTTGGGCCGACCACGCTGATTGCGTTTGTTGTTGTTCATTTTTAGCAAACGGTTGACAATAGATGGATTCATGCAGCAAGGCATAAATAGGATTGGTTTGATAACTCTGTTCATTGAGCATCGCCTGTAAAAATGCGTAACTTAATGTGGGCTGTCCAGCCACCTCGACAAATGCACTTTCTAATAAATAGTACATCGGCAAGGCGGCATGCCCTCGACCTAGGTTGATACCAATGGTTTGAAATTGTTCAACGGTAAAATGTTGACCATTAGGTAGAGTCACATGATGATTCAGTAAGTGATCTGCAATGCGTTGGCATAACATTTGGGCTTGTGGGAACTGCTGAAAGAAGCGTTGGTTTTTTTGTTTTACTCGTTGATAGGTGGCTTGATAGACCTGATCTGCATGACCACAAAGATCTGGAATGCCTCCGGTAATATAGGATTTTAATAGGCTTTGTGGGTAAAAGGATAAATAAGTCAGTGAACAAAACCCACCAAAACTTTGACCAATAATTGCCCATTTTTCGACGTTAAAATGGCGACGAATCCATTCGGCATCTTTAACTATGCTATCAGCACGAAAATGTTGCAGATATTGATATTGTTCGTCCGCACTCATATTCGCTAATGTTTGATGAGTGATAGGAGTACTGAAGCCGGTTCCGCGTTGATCAAGTAATAAGACGCGGTATTGCAGTAATGCCGCTTTTAACCAGCCTGATTGTGCATCGGCTCTTGGGGAAGGAAAGCCGGGGCCACCTTGAAAGTATACGAGCCAAGGTAGATTGGCATGTTGTTTATCAAGACGTACCACTTCTCGAGCATAAATCGATATAGCCTTGCCTTGTGGGTCGTTATGATCCAAAGGAATATCAAATTGATGAGGTTGATAGCTTACCCCTTGGTCAATAAAGGGG
This Vibrio aphrogenes DNA region includes the following protein-coding sequences:
- the tal gene encoding transaldolase — protein: MSSKLEQLRSLTTVVADTGDIDAIAKYQPQDATTNPSLILKAAQIPAYSALIEQSIAYAKTQSNQPEQQVQDTCDMLAVTIGKEILNVVPGRISTEVDARLSYDTEGSVKKARQLIKMYNEAGVSNDRILIKLASTWEGIRAAEILEKEGINCNLTLLFSFAQARACAEAGVYLISPFVGRIMDWYKAKEGREFSASEDPGVKSVTSIYNYYKQHGYNTVVMGASFRNTGEILELAGCDRLTISPQLLQELADSEGKVEAKLVPTQEKVTPPAKMTHAEFLWEHNQDPMAVEKLAEGIRAFAVDQGKLEEMILAKL
- a CDS encoding glycoside hydrolase family 18 protein is translated as MKRKTISLLIASYLAVGVSHFSIASETPVSETSVVAGYFADWQYENKAHPYTVKDIPADKLTHIIYAFLSMCGPHTGAGESVIAQVNEQCKDKEPFTAIVVDKKSALEVDFGAVKVPVEYKGHFAQLAQLKSEHPHLTILPSFGGWTMSEPFHAMAQSKQAMDHFAKTAVELIAKYDFFDGIDLDWEYPGGGGLTTSPWNEETKLTDKQKADEKEAFTYLIKAIRQELNSLTQQTQRQYELSSAVGVGPKAAQIDWQAVSPYMTNMFAMTYDFLGGWGQQTGHLTNLHATDRSWWGMGADVFLNQMMELGIPANKLVMGAAFYGRGWEGTQKFDGKLPSSDLISEKGATFGTAEPGYFMYWDLMKNYTKQQGYQQGYDQASEAPFLWNPEKKVYISYDNARSIKAKAQWVKQHGLAGIFAWELTGDTDDNALVNAMYEGMKQ
- the speG gene encoding spermidine N1-acetyltransferase translates to MSENIRIRALEKDDLRFIHSLNNNRSVMSYWFEEPYESFMELESLYVKHIHDLNERRFIAENSDREHVGLVELVEINYIHRTAEFQIIIAPYFQGRGYAREMIDLAVNYAFKILNVNKLYLQVSDENEKAVYLYESYGFKREGLLIEEFFMNGQYRNAIRMYMLQRDYIQRQQEPSAINAVE
- a CDS encoding GNAT family N-acetyltransferase, with the translated sequence MHTKVLSNLNNHMAVLVELLQDCVTSGASVGFLPPVDTQTAQDYWLSVEKDLQSTPCSRTLIGAFIEEQLVGCVQLAFTNKPNAQHRAEVEKLMVHTRHRGKGISKALLNHLEEEARVAQKHLLVLDTRVGDLAADLYRKMDFTEVGQIPDFALSASGQLDGTIYFYKML
- a CDS encoding alpha/beta fold hydrolase translates to MISSYRQYKTIAKELIVPILPELLTPFIDQGVSYQPHQFDIPLDHNDPQGKAISIYAREVVRLDKQHANLPWLVYFQGGPGFPSPRADAQSGWLKAALLQYRVLLLDQRGTGFSTPITHQTLANMSADEQYQYLQHFRADSIVKDAEWIRRHFNVEKWAIIGQSFGGFCSLTYLSFYPQSLLKSYITGGIPDLCGHADQVYQATYQRVKQKNQRFFQQFPQAQMLCQRIADHLLNHHVTLPNGQHFTVEQFQTIGINLGRGHAALPMYYLLESAFVEVAGQPTLSYAFLQAMLNEQSYQTNPIYALLHESIYCQPFAKNEQQQTQSAWSAQRVRQHYPEFNYQSGQEFYFTGEMVYPWMFEQMACLKPLQSAAEKLAQKPDWPALYDLEALSHNQVPLACATYVEDMYVEFDYSRRTLAMIPNSQAWMTNEYEHNGLGIDGENIFERLDQMLQQLEQQIQ